Proteins found in one Venturia canescens isolate UGA chromosome 6, ASM1945775v1, whole genome shotgun sequence genomic segment:
- the LOC122412386 gene encoding uncharacterized protein yields MLAFEASILTFLMVLISTATLCIGQNSSNKSVQVLERFSIVNKSPSKDELPIESSENFYRVLDSVLSYTDFDYLVVAIGRFGFQSKNHEIAMEYVHRRFFDFYQYDVEDFAKESNDLPDGMTWIILIDDHELLTARMKEIENFWRSENRYLIFCLKDSEGSDDWKNSLFRYVWNERSVSRILVSSLKEKFRYVYRYLPFEKTGNEYGRVQKLDLEREICDDRRSFDELPCPWNRSERGTDERLIFEDFINLNDYPIDVTVFPSLMMKISKIGNNKIVYEKLDAKVMKLLEERLSAVFNILVLPTSKTDRFEAAIQTFNSKPKAEVIFTSYLTKFYEGRYQFTAATLEDKLCVVAHSSKRVPKYFFPFLPFTTDLWLLLIAYNFAIALLWLLIQRLDALFRDNKSLGRVEPIIELSANMKSESDPRRFRYLGFDACESSGLSKRSKMTVLERLDRRRIIKKPPELPKGLLQICDLLILAGSPLRGGKTIVERVFLFGTLFFGLIVIGLYESYLVSSLSKILYYPQIQTLQQVAETNCSIVTKYVNLMHSIPTDGSPTLEKIRRKVEFLEGDTKTYDMVAYREKMSLALHSSFKLENLTAYYDPETNRLMLHMVEECPATYSVAYLARYDSPYVERIDRLILRMQQAGLIIMWYRQMLETGKIVASRLELKEDKKHSSLTLGHISMTLAGLGIGLLISTLVFFGEIYFAVKFKKPVSRLMLN; encoded by the exons ATGTTGGCGTTCGAAGCATCGATTCTAACATTCCTGATGGTATTAATCTCGACCGCAACATTGTGCATCGGTCAGAATAGTTCGAACAAATCGGTGCAAGTGCTGGAAAGATTTTCGATCGTCAATAAATCTCCCAGCAAAGATGAATTGCCGATTGAAAGTTCcgaaaatttttatcgtgTACTAGACTCCGTGTTAAGTTACACGGATTTCGATTATCTCGTAGTTGCCATCGGCCGCTTCGGCTTTCAGAGTAAAAATCATGAGATCGCGATGGAATATGTTCAccgacgatttttcgatttctaccAGTACGATGTTGAGGATTTTGCGAAAGAATCGAACGATTTACCGGATGGCATGACCTGGATCATTCTGATCGACGACCACGAGCTTCTAACGGCTAGGATGAAGGAGATCGAGAATTTTTGGCGATCGGAAAATCGGTAtctgattttttgtttgaagGATAGTGAAGGATCGGatgattggaaaaattcgttgtTCCGATACGTTTGGAATGAACGAAGTGTCAGCAGGATCCTCGtttcatctttgaaagaaaagtTTCGCTATGTCTACCGATATTTACCTTTCGAAAAGACGGGTAACGAATATGGAAGAGTCCAAAAGTTGGATTTGGAGAGAGAAATTTGCGACGATCGAAGATCGTTTGACGAGCTCCCATGTCCCTGGAATCGGTCTGAACGCGGCACCGATGAGAGACTCATATTCGaagattttataaatttgaatgattatcCGATAGACGTTACGGTTTTTCCATCGCTTATGATGAAAATTAGCAAGATtgggaataataaaatagtttACGAAAAGCTGGATGCAAAAGTTATGAAACTTCTCGAGGAACGTTTGTCCGCTGTTTTCAACATCCTCGTACTACCTACGAGTAAAACCGATCGGTTCGAAGCGGCGATCCAAACCTTCAATTCCAAACCGAAAGCGGAGGTCATATTTACTAGTTACTTGACAAAATTCTACGAGGGCCGTTACCAGTTCACCGCAGCTACATTGGAGGACAAACTGTGCGTGGTGGCCCATTCATCGAAGCgggtgccgaaatatttttttccctttttgccATTTACTACCGATCTCTGGCTTCTGCTCATAGCTTACAACTTTGCAATTGCTCTTTTATGGCTCCTGATTCAACGACTGGATGCTTTATTCCGTGATAATAAGTCTCTCGGCAGAGTTGAACCGATAATCGAATTGTCGGCTAATATGAAGTCAGAATCGGACCCCCGGAGATTCCGGTATTTGGGCTTCGACGCTTGCGAATCGTCAGGATTAAGTAAACGCTCAAAAATGACCGTTTTGGAAAGACTCGATCGAAGGAGAATTATTAAGAAACCACCGGAGCTCCCTAAAGGATTACTTCAGATTTGCGATCTCTTAATACTCGCTGGATCGCCGCTGCGAGGTGGAAAAACCATTGTCGAGAGAGTTTTTCTCTTTGGGACACTATTTTTCGGTCTCATCGTTATCGGTCTGTACGAGAGCTATCTGGTCTCAAGTTTGAGCAAAATTCTTTATTATCCACAAATTCAAACGCTCCAACAAGTCGCTGAAACGAATTGTTCGATCGTTACGAAATACGTTAACCTGATGCATAGCATACCGACTGATGGTTCACCGACGTTAGAAAAGATACGAAGAAAAGTGGAATTTCTGGAAGGAGATACGAAAACATATGATATGGTTGCTTACAG GGAGAAGATGTCGTTAGCACTTCATTCTTCGtttaaattggagaatttgaCGGCGTATTATGATCCGGAAACAAATAGATTAATGCTACACATGGTAGAGGAATGTCCAGCGACGTATTCCGTCGCCTATCTCGCCAGATACGATTCACCCTACGTGGAGAGAATCGATCGTCTCATTCTGAGGATGCAACAGGCTGGTCTCATTATAATGTGGTATCGACAAATGCTTGAGACAGGAAAAATAGTTGCGAGTCGTTTGGAACTGAAGGAGGATAAAAAACATTCTAGTTTGACCTTGGGTCACATATCGATGACCTTGGCAGGCCTTGGAATCGGCTTACTTATCAGTACACTTGTTTTTTTcggagaaatatatttcgctgtgaaatttaaaaaacccgTTTCTCGCTTGATGTTGAATTGA